Proteins encoded in a region of the Vicia villosa cultivar HV-30 ecotype Madison, WI linkage group LG5, Vvil1.0, whole genome shotgun sequence genome:
- the LOC131605218 gene encoding uncharacterized mitochondrial protein AtMg00810-like — protein sequence MEHCNSAITPCEARLQLFKSEDEQDVDPTQYRILIGSLRYLCNTRLDLAFSVGIANRFIERPKVFHMAAVKRILRYVKGTLGCGILFPALVRAENVIYLVSPIPIDVVIKMIENQLMDTSLCLVGLQSLGV from the coding sequence ATGGAGCATTGCAATTCGGCCATTACACCATGTGAGGCAAGGCTACAACTGTTCAAgagtgaggatgagcaagatgtggATCCAACTCAATATAGGATATTGATTGGATCATTGCGTTATTTGTGCAATACACGATTGGACTTGGCATTTAGTGTTGGTATTGCTAATAGATTCATAGAGAGGCCTAAGGTGTTTCATATGGCAGCGGTCAAGAGGATCCTTAGATATGTTAAAGGAACTCTTGGTTGTGGAATTCTCTTTCCGGCATTGGTACGAGCCGAAAATGTGATTTACTTGGTTTCACCGATTCCAATTGATGTGGTGATAAAGATGATAGAAAATCAACTGatggatacatctttatgtttgGTAGGACTCCAATCTCTTGGTGTTTGA